A single window of Selenomonas sputigena DNA harbors:
- a CDS encoding Tex family protein has translation MKEENIGAAIARVLGIRAKQAEATIALLDEGNTVPFISRYRKEATGELDEEQVRSVERELSRLRNLAKRQQEIEKSIEEQGKLTPEIKEALDRALKMQELEDIYLPFKQKRRTRAGVAREKGLEPLALAILAQEEKSGTAEEYAAQFIDAEKGVETAEDALSGAMDIVAETVSEGAALRQKMRKELWQRAELVTALDEEAEEAQTFLMYQNYKEPLRTLPSHRILAVNRGEKKGCLKVTFQCDHEKLAAEIFDGLAKSDSIFRESLKAAIEDGYKRLLFPAMERELRALLTENAEKQAIHVFGANLKQLLLEAPLAGHTVMGLDPGYRTGCKMAVVSPTGQVVDHGVLYLTMSEERRAEAAKKVLALIKKHGVTLISIGNGTASYETEEFTANLIRENKLPVHYLITNEAGASVYSASKLAKEELPEYDVTIRGAVSIARRVQDPLAELVKIDPQAIGVGQYQHDVNQKELAAALDAVVESAVNHVGVNLNTASATLLSHIAGVTKAIAKNIVDWRDENGVFASRRQLLKVPRLGPAAFTQCAGFLRIAGGKSPLDNTPVHPESYALAEKLLDRLGFSLDGLSDKKALETLGAKLRLADAETLAKELAAGVPTMRDIIDALKKPGRDPREDLPAPLTRQAIVKLSDIKAGAVMRGTVRNITDFGVFVDIGIKTAGLIHISELSKKRVKHPLDVVSVGDIVNVMVIKVDEERGRIGLSLKQVPKEAAI, from the coding sequence TCGCGCTCCTCGACGAGGGAAACACCGTGCCCTTCATCTCGCGCTACCGCAAGGAGGCGACGGGCGAACTCGACGAAGAGCAGGTGCGCTCCGTCGAGAGAGAGCTTTCGCGCCTCAGAAATCTCGCGAAGCGCCAGCAGGAGATCGAAAAGAGCATCGAGGAGCAGGGAAAGCTCACGCCCGAGATCAAGGAAGCGCTCGACCGGGCGCTGAAGATGCAGGAGCTGGAAGACATCTACCTGCCCTTCAAGCAGAAGCGGCGCACGCGTGCGGGCGTCGCGCGGGAAAAGGGGCTTGAGCCGCTGGCGCTCGCGATTCTCGCACAGGAAGAGAAAAGCGGCACGGCGGAAGAATATGCCGCGCAGTTCATCGATGCGGAAAAGGGCGTAGAGACGGCGGAGGACGCGCTCTCCGGCGCGATGGACATCGTCGCCGAGACCGTTTCCGAGGGCGCTGCGCTGCGCCAGAAGATGCGCAAGGAGCTTTGGCAGCGGGCAGAACTCGTGACTGCGCTCGACGAAGAGGCCGAGGAGGCGCAGACCTTCCTCATGTATCAGAACTACAAGGAGCCGCTTCGCACGCTGCCCTCGCATCGCATCCTCGCCGTCAACCGCGGCGAGAAGAAAGGCTGCCTCAAGGTCACGTTCCAATGCGACCATGAGAAGCTTGCGGCGGAAATCTTCGACGGGCTGGCAAAGAGCGATTCCATCTTCCGCGAATCGCTGAAGGCAGCGATCGAGGACGGCTATAAACGTCTGCTCTTCCCCGCCATGGAGCGCGAGCTTCGCGCTCTTCTGACAGAAAACGCCGAAAAACAGGCGATCCATGTCTTCGGTGCAAACCTCAAGCAGCTCCTCTTGGAAGCGCCGCTCGCCGGCCACACGGTCATGGGACTCGATCCCGGCTACCGCACGGGCTGCAAGATGGCCGTTGTCAGTCCCACGGGGCAAGTCGTCGACCACGGTGTTCTCTACCTCACGATGAGCGAAGAGCGCCGCGCCGAAGCGGCAAAAAAGGTGCTCGCGCTCATCAAGAAGCACGGCGTGACGCTCATCTCCATCGGCAACGGCACGGCTTCCTACGAAACGGAAGAATTCACGGCGAATCTCATTCGCGAGAACAAATTGCCCGTTCACTACCTGATCACGAACGAAGCGGGCGCATCCGTCTACTCGGCCTCGAAGCTCGCGAAAGAGGAGCTTCCCGAATACGACGTGACGATTCGCGGCGCCGTCTCCATCGCGCGGCGCGTGCAGGATCCCCTCGCCGAACTCGTGAAGATCGACCCGCAGGCCATCGGCGTCGGCCAGTACCAGCACGATGTGAATCAAAAGGAGCTTGCCGCCGCGCTCGACGCCGTCGTGGAATCCGCCGTCAACCATGTCGGCGTGAATCTCAACACGGCTTCGGCGACTCTTCTCTCGCACATCGCGGGCGTCACGAAGGCGATCGCGAAGAACATCGTCGACTGGCGCGACGAAAACGGCGTTTTCGCCAGCCGCCGCCAGCTCCTCAAGGTGCCGCGCCTTGGCCCTGCCGCCTTCACGCAGTGCGCGGGCTTTTTGCGCATCGCAGGCGGCAAAAGCCCCCTCGACAACACGCCCGTCCATCCCGAATCCTACGCGCTCGCCGAAAAGCTGCTCGACCGCCTGGGCTTCTCGCTTGACGGCCTCAGCGACAAGAAAGCGCTCGAAACGCTCGGCGCAAAGCTCCGCCTCGCCGATGCCGAAACGCTTGCCAAGGAACTTGCGGCAGGCGTTCCGACCATGCGCGACATCATCGACGCGCTCAAGAAGCCGGGGCGCGACCCGCGCGAAGACTTGCCCGCGCCCCTGACGCGTCAGGCCATCGTCAAGCTCTCCGACATCAAGGCAGGCGCCGTCATGCGCGGCACGGTGCGCAACATCACGGACTTCGGCGTATTCGTCGACATCGGCATCAAGACGGCGGGACTCATCCACATCTCAGAGCTCAGCAAGAAGCGCGTCAAGCATCCGCTCGACGTCGTATCCGTCGGCGACATCGTAAACGTCATGGTCATCAAGGTCGACGAAGAGCGCGGGCGCATCGGCCTCTCCTTGAAACAGGTGCCAAAGGAGGCAGCGATATGA